From a single Raphanus sativus cultivar WK10039 chromosome 3, ASM80110v3, whole genome shotgun sequence genomic region:
- the LOC108843898 gene encoding probable FBD-associated F-box protein At1g32375 produces MDRISHLPEHLLLRILSFLPSTKDVVATMVLSKRWQFLWTLVPRLVYDGRHRNITKESFSRFVDRSLLLHEAPVLDYLQFRLGWKSSDVDNIGVWARAVARRHVRELVIEIDGISWTDPATIPKSLYTVSGMLVKLKLENLVLVDDVASPVSFSSLKILSLVFIEYAGGDEYVNRLLTNCPVLEEFYVDRCLDDNVTIFCVRVPTLKILGMSNLTDDDEHSDEPNGVVIDASSLETFTILDRTDGFCVLEKEMHNIVKADIDIMYNHSEKILCSITPVKDLLLCLSSSKDAYPSGCVFHCLVKFTLCRCERQWLNLLMCVLRDSPKLRVLKLVQKEGSQADQPNPSWSEPSSVPECLLSSLETLEWEDYEGTKEEKKVVEYILRKGRCLKKVTISSKPTDSDKKLEMIKELALSFRRSPICQLVFN; encoded by the exons ATGGATAGGATAAGTCATCTGCCTGAACATCTTCTTTTGAGGATTTTGTCGTTTCTGCCTAGTACCAAAGATGTTGTGGCCACAATGGTTTTGTCTAAACGGTGGCAGTTTCTGTGGACGCTTGTGCCAAGACTAGTCTACGATGGTAGGCATCGGAATATCACGAAAGAAAGTTTCTCGAGGTTCGTAGACAGATCATTGCTTTTGCACGAGGCTCCAGTTCTAGACTATTTGCAGTTCAGGCTTGGTTGGAAGTCTAGTGATGTTGATAATATTGGAGTGTGGGCTAGAGCTGTAGCTAGGCGCCATGTGCGTGAGCTGGTCATCGAGATTGATGGTATTTCTTGGACAGATCCAGCCACCATTCCTAAGAGTTTGTACACGGTATCCGGAATGCTTGTAAAGTTGAAACTTGAGAACTTGGTTCTTGTTGATGATGTTGCTTCACCGGTGTCTTTCTCATCTCTCAAGATATTGAGTCTTGTATTCATCGAATACGCAGGTGGTGACGAATATGTCAACAGGCTTTTAACTAATTGCCCTGTTCTTGAAGAGTTTTATGTGGACCGATGTCTTGATGACAATGTTACTATTTTCTGTGTTAGAGTGCCGACTCTAAAGATTCTAGGGATGTCTAATTTAACTGACGATGACGAACATAGCGACGAACCAAATGGGGTTGTGATAGATGCTTCTTCTTTGGAGACATTTACTATTCTTGATCGCACAGATGGGTTTTGTGTCCTTGAGAAAGAAATGCATAACATTGTAAAGGCAGATATTGACATTATGTATAATCACTCTGAGAAGATTCTGTGTTCTATCACTCCAGTCAAGGATCTCCTTTTATGTTTATCATCCTCAAAG GACGCATATCCTAGTGGTTGTGTCTTCCACTGTCTGGTAAAATTTACTCTATGCAGATGTGAGAGACAGTGGTTGAACCTACTTATGTGTGTGCTCAGAGATTCACCTAAATTACGAGTTCTCAAACTTGTTCAG AAAGAGGGCTCTCAGGCTGATCAACCGAACCCGAGTTGGAGTGAACCGAGCTCAGTTCCCGAATGTTTGTTATCGAGTCTTGAAACTCTCGAATGGGAAGATTATGAAggaacaaaagaagagaaaaaagtgGTTGAATATATCTTAAGAAAGGGTCGATGTTTGAAAAAGGTGACTATCTCCTCTAAACCCACTGACTCCGACAAGAAACTGGAGATGATTAAGGAGTTAGCATTGTCGTTCAGGCGTTCACCTATCTGCCAGCTTGTATTCAACTGA